One stretch of Prunus persica cultivar Lovell chromosome G1, Prunus_persica_NCBIv2, whole genome shotgun sequence DNA includes these proteins:
- the LOC18790753 gene encoding F-box protein At4g19940: MSKQPLLLLIAGKPRLSVASRGFSPLCLCCTAFLHPLPLHAAVITTHSRTLPSKASNHSGSSRNMEVAEVEGDHVPSVIPELPSEIIWFLILPRLPAKSLMRFKCVCKSWSSLISGNPTFLGVHRNLRCNNSRYTHLLLNVFDRDTGHDHLLSVQINQDGDGDGDGSTSPATHLLTLPPDYHLYDYQCTNGLFCIFYFAKPVATKTHHEHDPEDHVHIFNPSTGESIILPHTSLSKYTLQIKGHFGFSPFTNEYKLLQVHLCHDWTSNLFSLKLEILTLGSDSWRCIEVDLDHLPFNPLSSHLYGESVCLHGALHWIYQDGEDRSRIVVFDLGEERFKVITTPEDDGSDPCWTIAEVGGRLALMDDKDAMPQKLMLELWILKDYQNQVWAKETINFPSHWRESTYHHLNSLRTIHTGELFIQSSPEVQASHHFYDMKSNSFYKSSIVLPDLIWRNDGDARLGLITSYRETLAPLRL; this comes from the exons atGTCGAAGCAgccattgttgttgttaataGCAGGGAAACCTAGGCTGTCTGTAGCAAGCAGAGGTTTTTCTCCACTCTGTCTCTGCTGCACTGCTTTTCTCCACCCTCTGCCGCTGCACGCCGCCGTCATCACCACTCATAGCCGCACACTGCCATCCAAAGCTTCAAATCACTCAG GTAGTAGTAGAAACATGGAAGTAGCTGAAGTTGAAGGTGATCATGTTCCATCAGTAATTCCAGAGCTCCCAAGTGAAATCATATGGTTTCTTATACTGCCACGGCTACCAGCTAAGTCTCTGATGCGGTTCAAGTGCGTTTGCAAGTCATGGTCCTCTCTCATCTCCGGTAACCCTACATTTCTTGGTGTCCACCGAAACTTGCGCTGCAACAACAGCAGGTACACTCACCTCCTCCTCAATGTCTTTGACCGCGACACAGGCCACGACCACTTGCTCTCCGTCCAAATCAACCAagatggagatggagatggagatggTAGTACCTCACCTGCCACCCACCTTCTAACACTGCCCCCTGACTATCATCTCTACGATTATCAGTGTACTAATGGcctgttttgtattttttactttGCTAAACCGGTAGCCACTAAAACCCACCATGAACATGACCCCGAGGACCACGTTCATATATTTAATCCCTCCACTGGAGAGTCGATCATTCTCCCCCATACTTCACTGTCCAAATACACACTCCAGATTAAAGGCCACTTTGGGTTCAGTCCTTTTACAAACGAGTATAAGCTTCTCCAAGTCCATTTATGCCATGATTGGACTTCAAATCTCTTTAGTTTAAAGCTCGAGATTTTGACTTTGGGTTCTGATTCATGGAGGTGCATTGAGGTAGACCTCGATCACCTCCCTTTTAATCCCCTTTCTTCCCACTTGTATGGCGAAAGTGTGTGCCTTCATGGAGCCCTACATTGGATATATCAAGATGGTGAGGATAGGAGTAGGATAGTGGTATTTGACCTTGGAGAGGAGAGATTCAAGGTCATCACAACTCCTGAAGATGATGGTAGTGATCCCTGTTGGACAATTGCTGAAGTGGGTGGACGTCTAGCTCTAATGGATGACAAGGATGCGATGCCACAGAAATTAATGTTGGAGTTATGGATTTTGAAGGACTACCAAAATCAAGTGTGGGCTAAAGAGACTATCAATTTTCCCTCTCATTGGCGGGAGTCGACGTACCATCATTTGAATTCTTTACGTACAATTCACACAGGTGAGCTCTTCATTCAATCTTCACCGGAAGTACAGGCATCTCATCATTTCTATGATATGAAGAGTAATAGTTTTTATAAAAGTTCAATTGTTTTGCCTGATTTGATATGGCGGAATGATGGTGATGCTCGGTTGGGCTTAATTACTAGTTATCGTGAAACCCTTGCCCCCTTAAGATTATAA